A single window of Chloroflexota bacterium DNA harbors:
- a CDS encoding fused MFS/spermidine synthase, translating to MLSGASGLVYQIAWVRLLALTFGVTIYAISTVVAAFMGGLALGSFIGGRMADRVRRPILWYAGAELVIGALGLASPKLLAWVEATYLALYPRNAAEAAVVIIALRFALAAAVLLVPTTLMGATLPLIVRGSMTIRQTIGHRISFLYASNTTGAILGTLAAGFVLIGGIGISGTVQVAAALNGLAGLSALILGASIAPLPPASAETVPHEKPHEESAVFDVSPGVRRLVILTFTVQGFASLAYEIVWTRVLAILLDGSTYAFSIVLAAVLLGIALGSALVAPLMSRRLPWVRVYAVIQAAVAILSCLGTVVFAHAYGIMHRLDAISILTGLLENHYGWMGILVIVAILPPMVLLGASFAVAARIVVSGSANTGRDLGVLYAGNTFGAILGAWAAGFFLIPTFGTHVSIELLAVVNAILAVALASTGSRRELWLAGGIVVASMATFAVGRVLAPSMYERIVAGRFPGNAVVWVGEGLETSVAVVQNPETGIISMYQNGQADASTESGMVWFHRLLGHLPMILNRDPQDVLIVGIGGGSTAGALAEHNPRRLDVVELSDTMVQGSRYFSAVNGNVLEYPKLHLTIDDGRNHLLLYDQKYDVVTADSIHPRNAGSSVLYSYEYYKLVAQALKPGGLMSQWLEDRPDNPDNEAQRKLMARTFARAFPYVTMWAYGAIMIGSNEPIDTSLSSIQERWDKRNLGRDLEGSGFESPEAVHSLYVMSDEDLRKWAGDGPIMTDDHPYVEYYLSLPGGTGGLPDPHP from the coding sequence CCTTCGGGGTCACGATCTACGCCATCAGCACCGTAGTGGCGGCCTTCATGGGCGGCCTCGCCCTCGGCTCGTTCATTGGCGGCCGCATGGCCGACCGGGTCCGGCGACCGATTCTCTGGTACGCCGGCGCCGAGCTGGTCATCGGCGCCCTCGGCCTCGCCTCACCGAAGTTGCTGGCCTGGGTGGAAGCGACCTACCTGGCGCTGTACCCGCGCAATGCCGCCGAGGCCGCCGTCGTCATCATCGCCCTCCGATTCGCGCTGGCCGCCGCGGTGCTCCTGGTGCCGACGACCCTCATGGGTGCAACGCTGCCCCTCATCGTCCGGGGCTCCATGACCATCCGACAGACGATCGGCCACCGCATTTCGTTCCTCTATGCCAGCAACACGACGGGCGCGATCCTGGGGACGCTCGCCGCCGGGTTCGTGCTCATCGGCGGAATCGGGATTAGCGGGACCGTTCAGGTGGCCGCCGCGCTGAACGGGCTCGCCGGCCTGAGCGCCTTGATCCTGGGGGCCTCCATCGCGCCGCTCCCGCCCGCGAGCGCGGAGACTGTTCCGCACGAAAAACCCCACGAGGAAAGCGCCGTCTTCGACGTGTCGCCCGGCGTGCGTCGGCTCGTGATCCTGACGTTCACGGTCCAAGGCTTCGCGTCGCTGGCGTACGAGATCGTCTGGACGCGCGTGCTCGCCATCCTGCTGGACGGCAGCACGTACGCCTTCTCGATCGTGCTGGCGGCCGTGTTGCTGGGCATCGCCCTCGGGAGCGCGCTGGTCGCTCCGCTCATGTCGCGGCGGCTGCCGTGGGTGCGCGTCTACGCCGTGATTCAGGCCGCCGTGGCCATCCTGAGCTGCCTCGGAACCGTGGTCTTCGCCCACGCGTACGGAATCATGCATCGGCTGGACGCGATCAGCATCTTGACCGGCCTGCTGGAGAACCACTACGGATGGATGGGCATCCTGGTCATCGTGGCGATCCTGCCGCCGATGGTGCTCCTGGGCGCCAGCTTTGCCGTCGCGGCGCGGATCGTCGTCTCAGGGTCCGCGAACACCGGTCGTGACCTCGGCGTCCTCTACGCCGGGAACACCTTCGGCGCGATCCTCGGGGCCTGGGCGGCCGGGTTCTTTCTGATCCCGACCTTCGGCACGCACGTTTCCATCGAGCTGCTCGCGGTAGTGAACGCCATTCTGGCCGTGGCTCTGGCCTCGACGGGCAGCCGGAGGGAGCTGTGGCTGGCGGGCGGTATCGTCGTGGCCTCCATGGCGACGTTCGCCGTCGGGCGTGTACTGGCCCCGAGCATGTACGAGCGCATCGTGGCCGGTCGCTTTCCCGGAAACGCCGTGGTATGGGTCGGTGAGGGGCTCGAGACATCCGTCGCCGTGGTTCAGAACCCGGAGACGGGGATCATCAGCATGTACCAGAACGGCCAGGCCGACGCCAGCACGGAGTCCGGGATGGTGTGGTTCCACAGGCTCCTGGGGCACCTGCCCATGATCCTCAATCGCGATCCTCAGGACGTCCTGATCGTGGGGATCGGCGGCGGGTCCACGGCCGGCGCGCTGGCCGAGCACAACCCGAGACGGCTCGACGTGGTCGAGCTATCGGACACGATGGTGCAGGGGTCGCGCTATTTCAGCGCCGTAAACGGGAACGTCCTCGAATATCCCAAACTGCATCTGACGATCGACGACGGCCGCAACCACCTGCTCCTGTACGACCAGAAATACGACGTGGTGACGGCGGACTCCATCCACCCTCGGAACGCCGGCAGCTCGGTGCTCTACTCGTACGAGTACTACAAGCTTGTGGCCCAGGCGCTGAAGCCCGGCGGGTTGATGTCGCAGTGGCTGGAAGATCGACCCGACAACCCCGACAACGAGGCCCAACGCAAGCTCATGGCGCGCACCTTCGCGCGAGCGTTCCCCTACGTCACGATGTGGGCCTACGGCGCCATCATGATTGGGTCGAACGAGCCAATCGACACGAGCCTGTCGAGCATCCAGGAGCGGTGGGACAAGCGAAACCTGGGGCGCGACCTCGAGGGGAGTGGCTTCGAGTCGCCCGAGGCCGTCCACTCGCTGTACGTGATGAGCGACGAGGACCTGCGAAAATGGGCCGGCGACGGCCCCATCATGACGGACGACCACCCGTACGTCGAGTACTATCTCTCGCTGCCTGGCGGGACCGGCGGGCTGCCCGACCCGCACCCCTAA
- a CDS encoding CsbD family protein translates to MLDGKKDEIAGKARQVKGRITDDESEEAKGQAEQTRGKAKETAARARRKVQGKVEEVEGKVRQNIP, encoded by the coding sequence ATGCTCGACGGTAAGAAAGACGAGATCGCCGGCAAGGCCCGCCAGGTCAAGGGCCGGATCACGGATGACGAGTCCGAGGAGGCAAAGGGCCAGGCGGAGCAGACGCGCGGGAAGGCGAAAGAGACGGCCGCTCGCGCCCGCCGCAAGGTCCAGGGAAAGGTCGAGGAGGTCGAGGGCAAGGTCCGCCAAAACATCCCATAA
- a CDS encoding lmo0937 family membrane protein, protein MLWTLLAVVLVLWLLGFLANVGSLIHLLLVVALIILIAQLLTGRRTAI, encoded by the coding sequence ATGCTCTGGACACTTCTCGCGGTCGTCCTGGTGTTGTGGCTCCTTGGGTTCTTGGCGAACGTCGGCAGCCTGATTCATCTGCTGCTGGTCGTAGCGCTCATTATCCTGATCGCCCAGCTCCTGACCGGCCGCCGCACCGCGATCTGA